A window of the Citrus sinensis cultivar Valencia sweet orange chromosome 9, DVS_A1.0, whole genome shotgun sequence genome harbors these coding sequences:
- the LOC107176553 gene encoding uncharacterized protein LOC107176553, whose product MSNRKGKIIVDESDEEVEDSYPNLFRPNDPLCSSRSNPWETVVDQRRALVRIIVLRGLGFLRKVGDGEESSSEPSRPSKKRNLGHRREADAYPIDYITCATFHTDLLKLRNLYNIPEEVLLVIPGKGDVPSRPPRGCGLGEPSLVEVKHLYQLRSSPREASWYYFMSSFVKRNLSPTFLPHVKTGRTNSSLLGEIESWGLIKKLDDKLLLMVETALVNESTCKNLLLVTNLVGSRLVDVAVGMDNKILSAMSKKRARGSSGSSNPPPLKKINVGSSKASAPTLPPPPPRTNGGEKVSDKSPEVSVQSRDRSSPLPPRDQGDHLTSYHRDSGKLMGPKMVKDIKSINLSELAGSVQRVSFKLATLVSCYKNKSTRHERRLQADN is encoded by the exons ATGTCAAACCgaaagggaaaaataattgtagatGAGAGTGACGAAGAGGTAGAGGATTCATACCCCAACTTGTTTAGACCCAATGATCCCCTATGCTCTTCTCGCAGT AACCCGTGGGAAACCGTGGTGGACCAGCGTCGGGCTCTGGTGAGAATCATAGTTCTAAGGGGGCTGGGGTTCCTGAGGAAAGTGGGTGATGGTGAGGAGAGCAGTTCCGAGCCGAGCAGACCCTCTAAGAAGAGAAACCTTGGTCATAGGAGAGAGGCAGATGCTTACCCTATTGACTATATTACTTGTGCTACTTTCCACACTGACCTACTCAAGCTTAGAAATCTTTACAATATCCCTGAGGAGGTTCTCCTTGTAATCCCTGGGAAAGGTGACGTCCCCAGTCGGCCTCCAAGAGG GTGTGGACTCGGGGAGCCTTCCCTTGTGGAAGTAAAGCATTTGTATCAACTGAGGAGCAGCCCAAGGGAAGCAAGCTGGTACTACTTCATGTCAAGCTTTGTGAAGAGGAACTTATCACCGACTTTCCTTCCTCATGTAAAAACtggaagaacaaattcttctttgctggGAGAAATTG AGTCGTGGGGCCTGATCAAGAAACTTGACGACAAACTATTGCTCATGGTGGAAACTGCTCTGGTGAACGAGTCTACCTGTAAAAATCTCCTGTTGGTAACAAATCTTGTCGGGTCACGCTTAGTGGACGTAGCTGTCGGGATGGATAACAAGATCCTCAGCGCTATGTCAAAGAAACGTGCTCGGGGTTCAAGTGGCTCCAGCAACCCCCCTCCCctgaagaaaatcaatgttggTTCTTCCAAGGCTTCTGCTCCTACTCTACCCCCTCCTCCACCTCGAACGAATGGTGGGGAGAAGGTTAGCGACAAGAGTCCTGAGGTTAGTGTTCAATCTAGAGACCGATCTTCTCCTCTTCCGCCTCGGGACCAGGGTGACCATCTGACCTCGTACCATAGGGACTCTGGCAAGTTAATGGGACCTAAAATGGTCAAAGATATTAAAAGCATAAACCTTAGCGAGTTAGCTGGTTCCGTTCAGAGGGTCTCCTTTAAGCTGGCTACTCTGGTTTCTTGCTACAAGAACAAGTCCACGCGCCATGAGAGGAGGCTTCAAGCTGACAACTAG